One Spirochaeta africana DSM 8902 genomic window carries:
- a CDS encoding type II toxin-antitoxin system VapC family toxin: MIDWITDREPFSTYAAQIIELTEKELIKSYISPLTIANSYYIISRQINKNIAYEFVKDCIRLFEIAEITAETINFAYENRFKDFEDDVHTAIAEKQSVEYIITRNKKDFRSEKISIVDAEELVHIIHTR; this comes from the coding sequence TTGATCGACTGGATTACCGACAGAGAGCCCTTTTCCACATACGCCGCACAAATTATTGAATTAACCGAAAAAGAACTCATAAAGAGCTATATTTCTCCTCTTACTATTGCAAACAGCTATTATATAATTTCCAGACAGATAAATAAGAACATTGCTTATGAGTTTGTAAAAGATTGTATCAGATTATTTGAGATAGCTGAGATTACAGCTGAAACCATCAACTTTGCATACGAGAACAGGTTTAAAGATTTCGAGGATGATGTGCACACTGCAATCGCGGAAAAGCAAAGCGTAGAGTACATCATTACCCGGAATAAAAAGGATTTCCGCTCGGAAAAAATCAGTATTGTGGATGCCGAAGAATTGGTTCACATAATACACACCAGGTAA
- a CDS encoding glycosyltransferase, producing MHLTQNITHIITGLEGGGAEGALYRLLQHEQRARATDNRAVCLQHRVISLTDDGVFGQPLRELGVPVDCVGMRRGRVSLRGMWRLYRLLRGQARADLVQTWMYHADFLGGLAARAAGIRRVVWGIRHSNLDPAHTGRAVRLVARACAWLSRRGGAARQRVVARRTRQQRGANLERGAKLRGRRQPVAVFPAAMISCSARAADEHRRIGYADRFAVVPNGYDLAQLQPDPEGAARLRRDWGIPAGAALVGMVGRYNPQKNHAGFLDALAKLPESVHCVLVGSGCDAGNPELVGLIAARGLQGRVVLAGRRSDIPAVMSALDLHVLSSSSGEAFPNVLAEAMACGTPAVTTDVGDAAAIAGDAGWVVPPGDAAALAAAIRQGLDELQQQPEQRSRRVAAGMARVREQFSIAGMSEGFRRVWSGLLRRDLLLVAPSMRGGGAERVLSLLARGLDRELFRVSLALVQAEGPFLADIPEDVEIIDLGARRARYAAGRLLRLLRREQPDAVLSTLGHLNLLIAMLRPLLPRRTRLYAREANTVSMSLQNQAHPCLMRLLYRRWYRRFDRVICQSRYMARDLVSNYRVPAERTVVIHNPVDAGAVRTAAAEAGASGVASAAGIGAAASGAARPEAAASKAATPGAAAHAHVPPAPDSRPAVLRAIAVGRLAPQKGYDLLLQALQLVQRPVQLRILGTGTEEAGLRELASGLPAHVQVVFAGFSSAPAAEMAAADVLLLPSRYEGLPNVVLEAGVLGLPVLAFDCPGGTAEIVHPGITGELIPCGDTAAFATALEGFAPSRYDSAQIAAQTAARFALAAVSRQYEAVLLGSDVWTDS from the coding sequence ATGCACCTAACACAAAACATTACCCACATCATAACCGGACTTGAGGGCGGCGGTGCCGAGGGGGCGTTGTATCGCCTGCTGCAGCATGAGCAGCGAGCGCGCGCGACCGATAACCGGGCGGTCTGTCTGCAGCACCGGGTGATCTCCCTGACCGACGACGGGGTGTTCGGCCAGCCGCTGCGGGAGCTGGGAGTGCCGGTAGACTGTGTCGGCATGCGGCGCGGGCGGGTGAGTCTGCGCGGGATGTGGCGACTGTATCGCCTGCTGCGCGGGCAGGCACGTGCGGATCTGGTGCAGACCTGGATGTACCATGCCGATTTTCTGGGCGGCCTGGCGGCCCGTGCGGCCGGGATACGGCGCGTGGTCTGGGGGATCCGCCACAGCAATCTGGATCCGGCGCATACCGGCCGGGCGGTTCGCCTGGTGGCACGGGCCTGCGCCTGGCTGTCGCGGCGAGGTGGGGCTGCGCGGCAGCGTGTGGTAGCGCGGCGCACCCGGCAGCAGCGTGGGGCGAATCTGGAGCGCGGGGCCAAGCTGCGCGGTCGGCGGCAGCCGGTGGCGGTGTTTCCGGCTGCCATGATCAGCTGCAGTGCCCGGGCGGCCGACGAGCACCGGCGGATCGGCTATGCCGACCGCTTTGCGGTGGTTCCCAACGGCTACGACCTTGCGCAGCTGCAGCCGGATCCCGAGGGTGCAGCCCGGCTGCGCCGGGACTGGGGAATTCCGGCCGGGGCGGCCCTGGTCGGGATGGTCGGGCGCTACAATCCGCAGAAAAATCATGCCGGGTTTCTGGATGCGCTTGCCAAACTGCCGGAGAGTGTGCACTGCGTCCTGGTCGGGTCCGGCTGTGACGCCGGCAATCCCGAACTGGTCGGGCTGATTGCCGCGCGCGGGCTGCAGGGGCGGGTGGTCCTGGCCGGGCGGCGCAGCGACATCCCGGCGGTTATGAGTGCGCTGGATCTGCATGTGCTGTCTTCCAGCTCGGGCGAGGCTTTTCCCAATGTGCTGGCCGAGGCGATGGCCTGCGGTACCCCGGCGGTCACCACCGATGTCGGGGATGCAGCGGCAATTGCAGGCGATGCGGGCTGGGTGGTACCGCCGGGGGATGCCGCGGCCCTGGCAGCGGCGATCCGGCAGGGGCTTGATGAGCTGCAGCAGCAGCCCGAGCAGCGGTCACGGCGGGTAGCGGCCGGGATGGCACGGGTGCGCGAACAGTTCTCGATTGCGGGGATGAGCGAGGGGTTTCGCCGGGTGTGGAGCGGGCTGCTGCGCCGGGATCTGCTGCTGGTGGCGCCATCGATGCGCGGCGGCGGGGCCGAGCGGGTGTTGTCGCTGCTGGCGCGCGGGCTGGACCGGGAGTTGTTCCGGGTGAGCCTGGCGCTGGTACAGGCCGAGGGGCCGTTTTTGGCCGACATTCCGGAGGATGTCGAGATTATCGACCTGGGTGCCCGCCGGGCCCGTTACGCGGCGGGACGGCTGCTGCGGCTTTTGCGGCGTGAGCAGCCGGATGCGGTGCTCTCTACCCTGGGACACCTGAACCTGCTGATCGCCATGCTTCGTCCGTTGCTGCCGCGCCGTACCCGGCTGTACGCCCGCGAGGCCAATACCGTGAGCATGAGCCTGCAGAACCAGGCCCATCCATGCCTGATGCGCCTGCTGTATCGCCGCTGGTACCGCCGCTTTGACCGGGTAATCTGCCAGAGCCGGTACATGGCCCGGGATCTGGTGAGCAACTATCGTGTGCCGGCAGAACGCACCGTGGTTATCCACAACCCGGTAGATGCCGGGGCGGTGCGCACCGCAGCGGCTGAGGCCGGCGCCTCAGGGGTGGCCAGCGCAGCCGGTATCGGGGCTGCCGCGTCCGGTGCCGCCAGGCCCGAGGCTGCCGCGTCCAAGGCTGCCACTCCCGGCGCAGCCGCGCACGCCCACGTTCCACCTGCTCCCGATTCCCGGCCCGCAGTGCTGCGGGCGATTGCGGTGGGGCGGTTGGCACCGCAGAAGGGCTACGATTTGCTGCTGCAGGCACTACAGCTGGTACAGCGTCCGGTGCAGCTGCGGATTCTGGGAACGGGGACGGAGGAAGCCGGGCTGCGTGAGCTGGCTTCCGGCTTGCCGGCGCATGTCCAGGTGGTGTTTGCCGGCTTCAGCAGTGCCCCGGCGGCAGAGATGGCGGCGGCAGATGTGCTGCTGCTGCCCTCGCGCTACGAGGGGCTGCCGAATGTAGTGCTGGAGGCCGGGGTGCT